A DNA window from Undibacterium sp. YM2 contains the following coding sequences:
- the phnE gene encoding phosphonate ABC transporter, permease protein PhnE: protein MSTLDNNMPAAPALLSPLKLALSVGIILLVVASFVSLNMEWRAFFSDDAAGKTWEFLQGFAPPDINPALLKKTAFASFETLAMSALGTLIAAILGLLLALPASGRFGKAAKSSTRLFLNVARAIPELVWASIMLIAAGLGPFAGTIALAAHTTGVLGRLFAEVLENAVPQAESTLRLNGASAINAFMYATLPQSLPQMLSYTLYRWENNIRAAAILGVVGAGGLGQMLKYHLSLFQMQTAATVIIAMLILVAMVDALSFAVRRWLMQ, encoded by the coding sequence ATGAGTACGCTAGATAACAACATGCCAGCCGCACCGGCGCTATTGAGCCCACTCAAACTGGCACTAAGTGTGGGCATCATACTGCTGGTCGTAGCCAGTTTTGTCAGTCTGAACATGGAATGGCGTGCCTTCTTCAGCGACGACGCCGCAGGCAAAACCTGGGAATTTCTGCAAGGCTTCGCGCCGCCAGACATCAACCCTGCCCTGCTCAAAAAAACCGCCTTCGCCTCTTTTGAAACCCTGGCCATGTCGGCACTGGGCACCCTGATTGCCGCCATCCTGGGTCTGTTGCTGGCATTGCCAGCCAGCGGCCGCTTTGGCAAGGCTGCAAAAAGCAGTACGCGATTATTTTTGAATGTGGCGCGTGCCATCCCCGAACTGGTGTGGGCATCCATCATGCTGATTGCCGCTGGACTAGGGCCATTTGCCGGCACCATCGCGCTGGCCGCCCATACCACCGGCGTACTTGGCCGCCTGTTTGCTGAAGTACTGGAAAACGCCGTGCCACAGGCAGAATCCACATTGCGCCTGAACGGTGCATCTGCCATCAATGCCTTTATGTATGCCACGCTGCCACAAAGCCTGCCGCAAATGCTGTCTTACACCCTGTACCGATGGGAAAACAATATCCGCGCTGCCGCCATATTGGGCGTAGTCGGGGCCGGTGGTCTGGGGCAGATGTTGAAATATCATCTGTCGCTATTCCAGATGCAGACCGCAGCCACGGTCATCATCGCCATGCTGATACTGGTCGCCATGGTGGATGCATTGAGCTTCGCTGTGCGACGCTGGTTGATGCAATAA
- a CDS encoding phosphonate ABC transporter ATP-binding protein gives MATVQLRLQQLSVAFPGAAHTAPVAGQGQQQYLLESLNLTVAQGEQIAIIGPSGAGKTTLLHTLAAAHQPASGQFQFMDHDVWALSHTARHALRRHLFLAPQTPPLPVRQRVVTAVLAGRLPHWTLSQALRNLIKPTDPLAAWQALQRFDLQHKLYARVDKLSGGERQRCGLARLLLSDASLLLVDEPLSALDPTLALQTLNTLQQEAKQRNATLICSLHQVELARQHFTRIIGLRAGKVLFDSNKVDDQMIADLYRNAGSPQQQSLDMTALDQPDFSDAPRCF, from the coding sequence ATGGCTACAGTACAGCTGCGCTTGCAGCAATTGAGTGTGGCTTTTCCCGGTGCGGCACACACTGCACCGGTGGCAGGGCAAGGGCAACAGCAATACCTACTTGAGAGCCTGAACCTGACAGTAGCCCAGGGTGAGCAAATTGCCATCATAGGCCCGTCTGGTGCCGGCAAAACCACGCTGCTACATACCCTGGCTGCGGCCCACCAGCCTGCCAGTGGCCAATTCCAGTTCATGGACCACGATGTCTGGGCGCTTTCGCATACGGCACGCCATGCCTTGCGCCGTCATCTGTTTCTGGCACCGCAAACACCGCCGCTACCGGTACGCCAGCGCGTCGTCACTGCGGTACTGGCTGGTCGCCTGCCACACTGGACACTGTCACAGGCACTACGCAATCTGATCAAGCCCACAGACCCGCTGGCTGCCTGGCAAGCCTTGCAGCGTTTTGATCTGCAACACAAGCTGTATGCCAGGGTAGATAAACTGTCTGGCGGTGAACGCCAGCGCTGTGGACTGGCACGCCTGCTATTGTCCGATGCCAGCCTGTTGCTGGTAGACGAACCCCTGTCTGCACTGGATCCGACACTGGCCCTGCAAACTCTGAACACCTTGCAGCAGGAAGCAAAACAACGCAATGCAACACTGATTTGCAGCCTGCATCAGGTAGAACTGGCACGTCAGCACTTCACGCGCATCATAGGCTTGCGTGCCGGTAAAGTGCTGTTCGACAGCAATAAAGTAGATGATCAGATGATCGCTGATCTGTACCGGAATGCTGGCAGCCCCCAGCAGCAATCATTGGATATGACTGCGCTGGATCAACCTGATTTTTCTGACGCTCCCCGCTGTTTTTAA
- a CDS encoding MurR/RpiR family transcriptional regulator gives MKKLNTPVESASPEMVFAKSTLGESLMLVLQEGSASYKRIANFLLRNQVKVTALGIEDMAEQCDVSTATISRFARDMGFNNYAGLRNQIAEVVQAVFQPVEKLRNTIEAKKNAPSPAHTSMQFAAANIDAANQGMSESDLNEVVNHIAKAKTVYVMGFGLSAHLAGMLALHLQPFCSHVVEVVGYGGTEVAAGHLANITDKDVLIVISFPRYALDVIKLTQFVRDHGACIVTITDSPASPIAQLGHYLLLAPSTHGVLPSSASAAIAVIEALVSSMMVSNKKNVEKAMRLTEAISAYLHSADNNVKYTQLDSNKPKK, from the coding sequence ATGAAAAAATTAAATACCCCTGTTGAATCTGCCTCGCCGGAAATGGTCTTTGCCAAATCCACGCTAGGTGAATCGCTGATGCTGGTCTTGCAGGAAGGCTCTGCCTCCTATAAGCGCATAGCCAATTTCCTCTTGCGCAACCAGGTCAAGGTGACGGCGCTCGGTATAGAAGACATGGCAGAACAATGTGATGTATCGACCGCCACCATCAGCCGTTTTGCGCGCGACATGGGTTTTAATAATTATGCAGGGCTGCGTAACCAAATTGCAGAAGTGGTGCAAGCCGTGTTCCAGCCAGTAGAAAAACTGCGCAATACCATAGAAGCCAAAAAGAATGCGCCCTCACCTGCTCATACCAGCATGCAGTTTGCCGCTGCCAATATTGATGCAGCAAACCAGGGCATGTCTGAATCAGACCTGAACGAGGTAGTCAACCACATCGCCAAGGCTAAAACCGTGTATGTCATGGGCTTTGGCCTGAGTGCCCATCTGGCTGGCATGCTGGCCCTGCATTTGCAACCTTTTTGCTCACATGTGGTGGAAGTGGTTGGTTACGGCGGCACTGAAGTAGCGGCAGGTCATCTCGCGAATATTACTGACAAGGATGTACTCATCGTCATCTCTTTCCCACGCTATGCGCTGGACGTCATCAAGCTCACGCAGTTTGTACGCGACCATGGTGCCTGCATAGTCACGATCACCGATTCCCCAGCCTCGCCTATTGCACAACTGGGTCATTATCTGCTGCTGGCACCAAGCACCCACGGTGTCTTGCCCAGCAGTGCGAGTGCCGCGATCGCCGTCATCGAAGCCCTGGTCAGCAGCATGATGGTGTCGAATAAAAAGAACGTAGAGAAGGCCATGCGCCTGACCGAAGCCATATCAGCCTATCTGCATAGTGCTGACAACAACGTCAAATACACACAGCTGGATAGCAATAAACCCAAGAAGTAA
- a CDS encoding ABC transporter permease, producing the protein MTQQASHSNLQPAHDPAWRMRVTIILCSLVLLWPMLLITEFKPWQLIDAQSLGATWRFLSGFFPPAHSTEFLLIVLEATWQTIAIATAGLTLALLGAIPMTLIVNEHLSISRIGSGRMHGMARLLRQIVRWKLVLLRSVPELVWALLFVRLVGLGPTAGVFAIALTYAGMLGKVYAEILEANDAHATDSLLRNGSSRLTVFLYGALPNAAPELISYTIYRWECAIRGSVVMGFVGAGGLGQRMDESMKMLSGAEVSTMLIVFVLLVGIADLASKLFRKALA; encoded by the coding sequence ATGACACAGCAAGCAAGCCATTCCAACTTACAGCCAGCACATGATCCTGCATGGCGCATGCGAGTGACCATCATACTATGCTCGCTGGTGCTGCTCTGGCCCATGCTGCTGATCACTGAATTCAAACCCTGGCAACTGATCGATGCACAAAGTCTGGGGGCAACCTGGCGCTTCCTGTCGGGATTTTTTCCGCCTGCGCATTCCACAGAGTTTTTACTGATCGTGCTGGAAGCCACCTGGCAAACCATCGCCATTGCCACGGCGGGCCTGACGCTGGCCTTGCTGGGCGCGATACCCATGACCCTGATCGTCAATGAACATTTATCGATCTCGCGCATAGGCAGCGGACGCATGCATGGCATGGCCAGGCTGTTGCGCCAGATCGTACGCTGGAAGCTGGTCTTGTTGCGCAGCGTGCCCGAACTGGTCTGGGCCTTGCTGTTTGTGCGCCTGGTCGGACTGGGGCCGACAGCGGGTGTATTTGCCATCGCCCTCACCTATGCCGGCATGCTGGGCAAGGTTTATGCTGAAATACTGGAAGCCAATGATGCCCACGCCACCGATAGCCTGCTCAGAAATGGTAGCAGCCGTCTGACGGTGTTTTTGTACGGGGCCTTGCCAAATGCCGCACCAGAACTGATTTCCTACACCATCTATCGCTGGGAATGCGCGATACGCGGTTCTGTCGTCATGGGCTTTGTCGGCGCTGGCGGCCTGGGTCAGCGTATGGATGAATCCATGAAAATGTTGTCCGGCGCTGAAGTGTCAACCATGCTGATCGTCTTCGTGCTGCTGGTGGGCATTGCGGACCTGGCCAGTAAATTATTCCGCAAGGCACTGGCATGA
- a CDS encoding putative selenate ABC transporter substrate-binding protein: MIVALGLLTFTGLAQAQQVLRVSAIPDEAPTELQRKFKPLGTMLEKKLGMKVEFIPVTDYAASVEGLINKKLDMVWFGGFTFVQAKVRSKDQVIPLVQREEDEKFKSVFITTDKNITKLEDLKGKTFTFGSESSTSGHLMPRSYLLAAKINPDTDMKRIAFSGAHDATVAAVSGGKVDAGALNISVWEKLLAQGKVDTKLVHVFYTTPGYYDYNWSVRADMPADLRKKISDAFLNLDPANPQDKEILELQRATRFIPTRADNYKAIEAAAHNAGLLK, translated from the coding sequence ATGATCGTGGCCTTGGGTTTATTGACGTTCACGGGCCTGGCGCAAGCACAACAGGTCTTGCGTGTATCCGCTATACCTGACGAAGCACCAACTGAATTACAACGCAAGTTCAAACCACTGGGTACCATGCTGGAAAAGAAACTCGGCATGAAGGTAGAGTTCATACCCGTCACTGATTATGCCGCGTCGGTCGAAGGACTGATCAACAAGAAACTGGACATGGTCTGGTTTGGCGGCTTCACTTTTGTGCAAGCCAAGGTACGCAGCAAAGACCAGGTCATACCGCTGGTGCAACGTGAAGAAGATGAAAAATTCAAATCGGTCTTCATTACTACCGATAAAAATATTACCAAACTGGAAGACCTCAAGGGCAAGACCTTCACCTTTGGTTCTGAGTCATCCACTTCCGGCCATTTGATGCCAAGGTCTTATTTGCTGGCCGCGAAGATCAACCCTGATACAGACATGAAACGCATCGCTTTTTCCGGCGCCCACGATGCGACTGTCGCTGCCGTATCTGGTGGCAAGGTAGATGCTGGCGCCCTGAATATCTCAGTGTGGGAAAAACTGCTGGCGCAAGGCAAGGTCGATACCAAGCTGGTGCATGTGTTCTACACTACCCCAGGCTACTATGACTACAATTGGTCAGTACGTGCCGACATGCCTGCCGACTTGCGCAAGAAGATCAGCGATGCCTTCCTGAACCTTGATCCGGCCAACCCACAAGACAAGGAGATACTTGAGCTGCAACGCGCCACCCGCTTCATCCCCACCAGGGCAGACAACTACAAGGCCATAGAAGCGGCAGCGCATAATGCTGGCCTGCTGAAGTAA
- a CDS encoding YfcC family protein, with protein sequence MLKKLRLPNTFVLLFSLLALIALATWLVPGGKYDTHVVNGKTLIDPASFHYVTSNPQGAVALMMAPIKGFVEAALIIGFVLIVGGAFAVLQKTEAIDAMIKSVARAHTHSSAVRAGIIPLFVTLFSVGGATFGMAEEAIPFVMIFIPLALALGYDSVIGVSIPFVGSQVGFAAAFLNPFNVGIAQGIAGVPLFSGIGFRLVAWLLATVVTIVFLSWYAARIKKNPQLSPTFVLDEEKRKNLRIDEFTSFTGMTATHKAVLCMFLLTLITMVVGVVKYSWYIEEIAALFLVMAILVGIVGKLNADSFVEAFMQGAKDLVTTALVIALARGTMILARDANIIDTMLNFLMPFVQSSHPIFAAHKMFVIQSVINFFIHSGSGQAALTMPIMAPLADLVGVSRQTAILAFQFGEFTTPMIPTSGITVGVLALARIPWATWAKWMIPLQLLYFVLALGLLALSCVISW encoded by the coding sequence ATGCTGAAAAAACTCAGATTGCCGAATACCTTTGTCCTGTTGTTCTCCCTGCTGGCATTGATTGCTTTGGCTACCTGGCTGGTACCTGGCGGTAAATATGATACCCATGTGGTGAATGGCAAGACGCTGATAGACCCTGCCAGTTTCCATTACGTCACCAGCAATCCGCAAGGTGCTGTGGCCCTGATGATGGCGCCGATCAAGGGCTTTGTTGAGGCCGCATTGATCATAGGCTTTGTACTCATCGTTGGCGGTGCTTTTGCGGTTCTGCAAAAGACTGAAGCGATTGATGCCATGATCAAGTCCGTGGCCAGGGCGCATACCCATTCCAGTGCTGTCAGGGCTGGCATCATTCCCTTGTTCGTGACCCTGTTTTCCGTGGGCGGGGCGACCTTTGGCATGGCAGAAGAAGCGATACCCTTCGTCATGATCTTTATCCCGCTGGCGCTGGCACTTGGCTATGACTCGGTGATCGGCGTATCAATCCCCTTCGTTGGCTCGCAAGTCGGGTTTGCAGCGGCGTTTCTGAATCCTTTTAATGTTGGTATTGCCCAGGGGATTGCGGGTGTACCGCTGTTTTCTGGCATAGGATTCCGGCTTGTTGCGTGGTTGCTGGCGACAGTCGTGACTATTGTTTTTCTTAGCTGGTATGCGGCACGTATCAAGAAAAATCCACAATTAAGTCCGACCTTTGTTCTTGATGAAGAAAAACGCAAAAACCTCAGAATCGATGAATTCACCAGTTTCACCGGCATGACAGCTACTCACAAGGCGGTGCTATGCATGTTCCTGCTGACTCTCATAACCATGGTGGTGGGTGTCGTTAAATACAGCTGGTATATAGAAGAGATTGCTGCCTTGTTTTTGGTCATGGCCATCCTGGTAGGCATAGTCGGCAAACTCAATGCGGACAGTTTTGTTGAAGCCTTTATGCAAGGCGCGAAAGACCTGGTGACCACTGCACTGGTGATAGCCCTGGCGCGCGGCACCATGATACTGGCGCGTGACGCGAATATCATTGACACGATGTTGAACTTCCTCATGCCTTTCGTACAGTCCTCACATCCGATCTTTGCAGCACACAAGATGTTTGTGATCCAGTCTGTCATCAATTTCTTTATCCATTCCGGCAGCGGGCAGGCGGCACTGACCATGCCCATCATGGCACCTCTGGCCGACCTGGTTGGTGTGAGCAGACAGACGGCGATACTGGCATTTCAGTTTGGTGAATTCACGACGCCGATGATACCCACATCCGGCATTACCGTTGGCGTGCTGGCGCTGGCGCGCATACCCTGGGCGACCTGGGCGAAGTGGATGATACCCTTGCAGTTGCTGTACTTTGTCCTGGCCCTGGGTTTGCTGGCCTTGTCTTGTGTGATCAGTTGGTAG
- a CDS encoding succinylglutamate desuccinylase/aspartoacylase family protein, whose translation MQIQSHALPDISSGTVRELRSFHYGTPGQGRKVYIQSSLHADEIPGMLVNHYLREMLEQYEKISAIAAEIVLVPVANPIGLAQDIQGTAFGRFDLATGVNFNRGYRHLTPHLLPLLEGKLGTDEKENVKLIRQQALAVLQAWQPETAAEQQKKVLQTLAVDADIVLDLHCDNQAVMHLYAGTPLTDDCMPLAAYLGAQAVLVSVLSGDDPFDESCSRHWWELAQHFGTATPVPNACLSITVELRGETEVSHELAQADATAIINFLRHAGYLRGKAPALPQALCQPTPLEGVEPLRASHAGILVFTRETGEHVEAGERVADIVDPVSAKVTPVLATVSGILFARVARRYATHGMRIAKIAGPVAYRSGNLLSL comes from the coding sequence ATGCAAATACAAAGCCATGCCTTGCCAGATATCAGTAGCGGGACAGTGCGGGAATTGCGGAGTTTTCATTACGGCACTCCAGGCCAGGGCCGCAAGGTGTATATACAGTCGTCCTTGCACGCAGATGAAATACCCGGCATGCTGGTGAATCACTATTTGCGCGAAATGCTGGAGCAGTATGAAAAAATTTCTGCGATTGCGGCTGAAATCGTACTGGTGCCGGTGGCTAACCCTATAGGACTTGCGCAGGATATACAGGGCACGGCCTTTGGCCGCTTTGATCTGGCGACTGGTGTCAATTTCAACCGTGGCTATCGCCACCTGACACCACATCTTTTACCTCTGCTGGAAGGCAAGCTGGGCACGGATGAAAAAGAAAATGTGAAGCTGATACGCCAGCAGGCACTGGCAGTGCTGCAGGCATGGCAGCCAGAAACTGCAGCAGAGCAGCAAAAGAAAGTCCTGCAAACCCTGGCAGTCGATGCTGACATCGTGCTGGACCTGCATTGTGATAACCAGGCTGTCATGCATTTATATGCGGGTACTCCGCTGACAGATGATTGTATGCCGCTGGCAGCTTATCTGGGCGCGCAGGCAGTGCTGGTCTCGGTATTGTCGGGCGATGATCCTTTTGATGAATCCTGCTCACGCCATTGGTGGGAACTGGCACAACATTTCGGTACGGCGACGCCTGTTCCAAATGCCTGCCTGTCCATCACGGTGGAATTGCGTGGAGAAACCGAGGTCAGCCATGAGCTGGCGCAGGCAGATGCCACGGCCATCATCAATTTTCTCAGACATGCGGGTTACCTGCGTGGAAAAGCACCGGCCTTACCTCAGGCCTTATGCCAGCCTACACCGCTGGAAGGTGTAGAGCCTTTGCGTGCTTCGCATGCAGGCATCCTGGTATTTACCAGAGAGACAGGTGAGCACGTTGAGGCAGGTGAGAGGGTGGCCGACATTGTTGATCCAGTCAGCGCAAAGGTGACGCCAGTACTGGCAACGGTATCCGGCATTTTATTCGCCCGCGTGGCCAGACGCTATGCCACGCACGGCATGCGCATAGCCAAGATTGCTGGTCCCGTTGCCTATCGCAGCGGTAATTTACTGTCCTTGTGA
- a CDS encoding cyanophycinase, whose translation MNAHAEDNTLQQSKGSLVIIGGALRMDNSVVWQRIVRQAGGKGAKIAVIPAAAGSPEKSGAFAVESLNQNGAQAFLIPLSVKHAQFKPDEIVSNTTWLDKLKDASGVYFTGGDQGRIIQALVKPDGSKTAMLEAIWALYQRGGVIAGSSAGAAIMSTTMFYDAKPVLPTLKLGVTDGKEIAAGLGFIGPDVFIDQHLIIRGRFARMLPVMLKKNYKLGLGVDENTAMVVSNQGEVEVIGYKGAILFDLSQATTDSKQKSFNISNARISYLDRGDRFNLHTRMLTPSVDKLQNKLNPAQAYNTEQRFYPDILANTVVTDLMFHLIDSKQERATGLAFGMDAQPELGFEFSFSKVADSQGYYSGASGAESYTIHNLRLDIRPVSMNLPLYK comes from the coding sequence ATGAATGCTCACGCGGAAGACAACACCCTTCAACAATCAAAAGGCTCACTCGTCATCATAGGCGGCGCCTTGCGCATGGATAATTCTGTGGTGTGGCAACGCATCGTACGGCAGGCCGGCGGCAAGGGTGCAAAGATTGCCGTCATCCCGGCGGCAGCTGGCAGCCCGGAAAAATCAGGGGCGTTTGCGGTGGAATCCCTGAACCAGAACGGCGCCCAGGCATTTTTGATCCCCCTGTCGGTCAAGCATGCGCAATTCAAGCCAGACGAGATCGTCAGCAACACGACCTGGCTGGACAAGCTGAAAGATGCCAGCGGCGTGTATTTCACCGGTGGTGACCAGGGCCGCATCATACAGGCGCTGGTCAAGCCAGATGGCAGCAAAACGGCGATGCTGGAAGCTATCTGGGCGCTATATCAGCGTGGCGGTGTCATCGCTGGCAGCAGTGCCGGTGCTGCCATTATGAGCACGACCATGTTTTATGATGCCAAGCCAGTACTGCCGACCTTGAAGCTCGGTGTCACTGATGGCAAGGAGATTGCGGCTGGTCTGGGCTTTATAGGCCCCGACGTTTTCATAGATCAGCACCTGATCATCCGTGGCCGTTTTGCCCGCATGCTGCCTGTCATGCTGAAAAAGAATTACAAACTGGGCTTGGGCGTAGATGAAAATACGGCGATGGTGGTCAGCAATCAGGGTGAGGTTGAAGTCATCGGTTATAAGGGCGCGATCCTGTTTGACCTGAGCCAGGCGACGACAGATAGCAAGCAAAAGAGTTTCAACATCAGCAATGCCCGTATCAGCTATCTGGACAGGGGCGACCGCTTTAATTTGCACACCAGGATGCTGACGCCATCAGTTGACAAGCTGCAAAACAAGCTCAATCCTGCCCAGGCATACAATACTGAGCAGCGTTTTTATCCTGACATCCTCGCCAATACCGTCGTCACTGACCTGATGTTTCATTTGATTGACAGCAAGCAGGAACGTGCTACTGGCCTGGCTTTTGGCATGGATGCCCAGCCTGAACTGGGTTTTGAATTCAGCTTCAGCAAAGTGGCTGACAGCCAGGGCTATTATTCTGGAGCATCTGGGGCAGAAAGCTATACGATACACAATCTGCGCCTGGACATACGGCCCGTCAGCATGAACCTGCCGCTGTACAAATAA
- a CDS encoding TonB-dependent receptor, with amino-acid sequence MATKKQACQPIPKKLAVATWSALSVMAMLGMNTQSAWAQTENDPNKPQRVEITGSSIKRIDAETALPVQIISRESIEKSGVTTAAELLSKVSASTAGLTDGASFSDNGGTQRGFNGANLRGIGVSSTLILLNGRRLANFASPGTSSGVDLNSIPSAAIQRVEVLKDGASAIYGADAIGGVINFITRPDYQGAEISAYAGNTQHGGADKKIISLSGGIGSLSQDRYNLMGVANFQNTGSLRSTQRSWIGSAYQPDINLDVGSSNTFPANVRRTTVSGGATGSRLNPSAPTCNPPATVFAADSFVGNKACLYDYMHDTEIFPESQRASLLGRAQFAIDADNTLFAEVLHSDTKTTYRISPLTVSNLNYPVNGMYYPNDLITTNKTPLRVGLRLSAAGPRTNEVNAIAQRLVVGAKGTIAGWDYDAALNHSVSKVDDKYVDGYVRTSAFDSAFLTGKINPFGPSGTEGTSLLNAAKISDAARQSRATTDAFDIKASRELFAMAGGNAGLAIGAEYRREKLEFTPSALLAAGEIRGDGAATAYGGSRTVKALFAELNLPILSNLEAQAAVRHDSYNDVGSTTNPKFGLRWTPAKEIVVRGSYSAGFRAPSLADINEPARTGQTSGIYNDPLGCIKTGNIDNTKNPDYCGIQPDLIKGGTANLKPETSKQFSAGIVVEPSRSLTASLDYWRIEKSDTLLANEGAYFSDPKSNPGYAIRGAADPSLPGIPGPILSVDGRVKNIGSLKTSGVDVNVNWKLPENSLGKFNVSLNGTYVIDYKTRNTAASPEVNGVGIYTDTQVVQRWRHTLTFDFDRGPWGATLQQTYYQGYHDQNALADGSTRDVPAYVLWDLSGSYKFSKAFSLRAGIKNLLDTNPPRSNQVYSFIAGYDPSYTDPRGRFIYISGNYAFK; translated from the coding sequence ATGGCAACGAAAAAACAAGCATGTCAGCCCATACCCAAGAAATTGGCTGTCGCAACCTGGTCTGCATTGAGCGTCATGGCGATGTTGGGCATGAATACGCAAAGCGCATGGGCGCAGACTGAGAATGATCCCAACAAACCGCAGCGAGTAGAGATTACCGGCTCGTCAATCAAACGCATTGATGCAGAAACTGCCCTGCCTGTGCAAATCATCAGCCGCGAATCGATAGAAAAGTCAGGCGTCACTACCGCAGCAGAATTATTGAGCAAAGTGTCGGCCAGCACAGCGGGCCTGACGGACGGTGCCAGCTTCAGCGACAACGGTGGTACGCAACGTGGTTTCAATGGTGCCAACCTGCGTGGCATAGGTGTGTCATCTACGCTGATCTTGCTGAATGGCCGCCGCCTCGCCAACTTCGCTTCACCTGGTACCTCATCTGGTGTGGATTTGAATTCCATCCCGTCTGCCGCCATACAGCGCGTGGAAGTCTTGAAAGACGGTGCATCAGCGATTTATGGTGCGGATGCGATAGGTGGTGTCATCAACTTCATTACCCGCCCTGATTACCAGGGTGCAGAAATATCCGCCTATGCGGGCAATACCCAGCATGGTGGTGCAGATAAAAAAATTATCAGCCTGTCTGGTGGGATAGGTAGCCTGAGCCAGGACAGGTACAACCTCATGGGTGTGGCGAATTTCCAGAACACCGGCAGCCTGCGCTCTACCCAGCGTTCATGGATAGGCTCTGCCTATCAGCCTGACATCAATCTCGATGTGGGTAGCTCCAATACTTTCCCGGCCAATGTACGCCGTACCACAGTCAGTGGTGGCGCTACCGGTTCGCGCCTGAACCCCAGTGCACCAACTTGCAACCCACCTGCCACGGTGTTTGCGGCAGACAGCTTTGTCGGTAACAAAGCCTGCTTGTATGATTACATGCATGACACCGAGATTTTCCCTGAATCGCAGCGCGCGTCACTGCTGGGTCGTGCCCAGTTTGCTATCGATGCTGACAATACCCTGTTTGCAGAAGTGCTGCACAGCGACACCAAAACTACTTACCGCATCAGCCCACTGACGGTCAGCAATCTGAACTACCCGGTCAACGGCATGTACTATCCGAATGACCTGATCACGACCAACAAAACGCCTTTGCGCGTTGGCCTGCGCCTCAGTGCTGCTGGCCCGCGTACCAATGAAGTCAATGCGATTGCACAGCGCCTGGTCGTTGGTGCCAAGGGCACAATCGCAGGCTGGGATTATGATGCAGCGCTGAATCACAGTGTCAGCAAGGTGGATGATAAATATGTGGATGGCTATGTCAGGACTTCGGCTTTTGACAGTGCCTTCTTGACTGGCAAGATCAATCCCTTCGGTCCATCAGGAACTGAAGGTACGAGCCTGCTGAATGCAGCAAAGATCAGCGATGCTGCCCGTCAGTCAAGAGCGACTACCGATGCGTTTGACATCAAGGCTTCACGTGAATTATTTGCCATGGCAGGCGGCAATGCAGGCTTGGCAATAGGGGCAGAATACCGTCGTGAAAAATTGGAGTTCACCCCATCTGCCCTGCTGGCTGCCGGTGAGATACGCGGTGATGGTGCTGCAACAGCTTACGGTGGCAGCCGCACCGTCAAGGCTCTGTTTGCCGAATTGAATTTGCCCATACTCAGCAATCTCGAAGCCCAGGCCGCCGTGCGCCATGACAGCTATAACGATGTAGGCAGCACCACCAATCCAAAATTTGGCCTGCGCTGGACACCAGCCAAAGAAATCGTGGTTCGCGGCTCTTACAGTGCTGGCTTCCGCGCCCCCAGCCTGGCAGACATCAATGAACCGGCACGTACAGGTCAGACCAGCGGCATCTACAATGACCCGCTTGGCTGTATCAAGACCGGCAATATCGACAATACCAAGAACCCGGATTACTGCGGTATACAGCCAGACCTGATCAAGGGTGGCACTGCCAATCTGAAGCCTGAGACATCGAAGCAGTTTTCTGCAGGTATCGTCGTTGAACCCAGCCGCAGCCTGACTGCCTCCCTCGATTACTGGCGTATAGAAAAGTCTGACACCTTGCTGGCCAACGAAGGTGCTTACTTTAGCGACCCCAAGTCCAATCCCGGCTACGCGATACGTGGCGCTGCTGATCCCAGCCTGCCAGGCATCCCCGGACCTATCCTGTCAGTCGATGGCCGGGTGAAAAATATAGGTTCGCTGAAAACCTCGGGCGTGGATGTTAACGTCAACTGGAAGCTGCCAGAAAACAGTCTCGGCAAATTCAATGTCAGTTTGAACGGTACTTATGTCATCGACTACAAGACCCGTAACACGGCTGCCAGCCCGGAAGTGAATGGCGTAGGTATCTACACCGACACCCAGGTAGTACAACGCTGGAGACATACCCTGACATTTGACTTTGACCGTGGCCCTTGGGGCGCGACACTGCAACAGACTTACTACCAAGGTTATCACGACCAGAATGCCCTGGCTGATGGCAGCACCCGTGACGTGCCCGCCTATGTCTTGTGGGATTTGAGTGGCAGCTATAAGTTCAGCAAGGCATTCAGCCTGCGTGCAGGCATCAAGAACCTGCTGGATACCAATCCGCCACGTTCCAACCAGGTATATAGCTTCATCGCTGGTTATGACCCCAGCTATACCGACCCACGTGGCCGCTTCATCTATATCTCTGGTAACTATGCTTTTAAATAA